The proteins below are encoded in one region of Rhodohalobacter mucosus:
- a CDS encoding cobalamin-binding protein, whose product MNIVSLLPSVTEIVCSLGLRNALVGRSHECDFPEDVLSLPAVTKTSYPEQRSGRETDQTVREIVSSGLSPFEADPDLLRRLEPDIIITQDHCEVCAISIDRLKAETKSYLENADVDLLSVSPSSLQEIMDSITDIGHVLNVPDRAANLVTELSERLNIIRQTVQGEPEKSAVTLEWISPLMTAGNWVPELIEIAGGDDLIGIPGDHSPWIDFDAVRESDPDYLLIMPCGYSIQDTMNEFEALERTDGWVDLKAVREQQVYLLDGSQFFNRPGPRIYDSARILAEIFHPNLFQPLYKGTGWIPAGHSVAVP is encoded by the coding sequence ATGAACATTGTATCCCTGCTGCCTTCAGTCACTGAAATCGTATGCTCACTGGGCCTGCGAAATGCATTGGTTGGACGATCGCATGAGTGCGATTTTCCGGAAGACGTTTTATCGCTCCCTGCCGTCACAAAAACGTCATATCCGGAACAGCGGTCCGGCCGGGAAACAGACCAAACCGTTCGGGAAATAGTAAGCAGCGGACTGTCTCCCTTCGAAGCCGATCCGGATCTTCTCCGCAGGCTCGAGCCGGATATCATCATTACGCAGGATCACTGCGAGGTATGTGCCATTTCCATCGACAGGCTGAAAGCTGAAACGAAATCGTACCTGGAGAACGCTGACGTGGACCTGTTATCCGTATCTCCCTCATCCTTGCAGGAGATCATGGACTCGATAACCGATATAGGCCATGTGCTGAATGTGCCTGACAGAGCGGCTAACCTGGTTACTGAACTGAGTGAACGGCTCAATATCATCCGCCAAACAGTTCAGGGCGAACCGGAAAAAAGCGCGGTTACGCTTGAGTGGATATCCCCCCTGATGACTGCAGGTAACTGGGTTCCTGAGCTGATCGAAATTGCCGGAGGCGACGACTTAATCGGTATACCCGGAGACCATTCACCCTGGATCGATTTTGATGCCGTACGAGAGTCCGACCCGGACTATTTGCTCATCATGCCCTGCGGCTACAGCATTCAGGATACCATGAATGAGTTCGAAGCTCTTGAACGGACAGACGGCTGGGTGGACCTGAAGGCTGTACGCGAACAGCAGGTATATCTGCTTGACGGCAGTCAGTTTTTCAACCGGCCCGGCCCCCGGATCTACGACTCCGCACGGATACTGGCTGAAATATTCCATCCCAATCTATTTCAGCCGCTTTATAAAGGCACCGGCTGGATTCCGGCAGGGCATTCGGTTGCTGTACCGTAA
- a CDS encoding DUF3185 family protein: MRKMISVGLLAGGLLLLYFGYQDYQSFSSEVTEFITGSPDSQAMWMMIGGTVAAVAGLVGLLPRDKI, from the coding sequence ATGAGAAAAATGATTTCAGTCGGATTGCTTGCAGGCGGGTTGTTGCTGCTGTACTTCGGATACCAGGATTATCAATCGTTCAGCTCTGAAGTGACGGAGTTTATTACCGGGTCTCCCGACAGTCAGGCCATGTGGATGATGATTGGGGGCACGGTTGCCGCAGTTGCGGGACTAGTTGGCCTCCTTCCCAGGGATAAAATTTAA
- a CDS encoding DUF971 domain-containing protein encodes MDPRYVPKSVDVSNSDQQLTIVWKDGETSNFPLFGLRKNCPCVSCRGGHDKMGRFEPELFRVDPPRSYKIVKAQPIGNHALKITWDDGHDAGMYRWDLLREMGTYTESSLD; translated from the coding sequence ATGGATCCAAGATACGTACCGAAATCCGTAGATGTCAGTAATTCCGATCAGCAGTTAACAATTGTATGGAAAGACGGCGAGACGTCCAATTTTCCGCTTTTCGGCCTGCGAAAAAACTGCCCATGCGTTTCGTGCAGGGGCGGTCACGATAAAATGGGCCGGTTCGAACCGGAACTTTTCAGGGTCGATCCGCCCCGCAGCTACAAGATCGTTAAGGCACAGCCCATCGGAAATCATGCGCTCAAGATAACCTGGGATGACGGTCACGATGCCGGTATGTACCGGTGGGACCTGTTGAGGGAGATGGGAACCTATACGGAGAGCAGCCTTGATTAA
- a CDS encoding PhoPQ-activated pathogenicity-related family protein, whose protein sequence is MTYRSILVSLITLTFILSSCGETATEHPFEAYVTDPHPSYSYELQSTIEGSSHTTYVIRMVSQEWLTEEIVDETEWRHWLTVVVPNNIEHQTSLLMIGGGSHNDEPPAEAPSIVLEAALATGSVTAHLDNVPAQPLTFIDDANRERYEDDIIAYGWRMFLTGGAMDEDAAWLSRLPMTAAAMRAMDTVEDFTLSELGLTVNDFVVTGASKRGWTAWTTAIFDNRVVAIVPAVIDLLNLESSFEHHWRAYGEWSPAIEEYEEEQIMLWQESKEYARLADIVDPYSYLDSLRMPKYIINAASDEFFLPDSWQFYWHDLPGRKHLRYIPNTGHSLSGTDMHEGLIAFYSSILNRSELPQFEWSATNDQLTVRYDPANPPDRLRLWNAHNPEGRDFRLYVIDRIWMARELDIEQDGEVTVMLDHPSSGFTAWFVEAEFNSDSAYPFTETSGVVVTPDIYPYESFEAENPLGTPPDTAGYAE, encoded by the coding sequence ATGACTTACAGAAGCATTTTGGTGTCGCTCATTACATTAACCTTTATCCTGTCATCCTGCGGTGAAACGGCAACGGAGCATCCCTTCGAAGCCTATGTAACCGACCCGCATCCCTCCTACAGTTACGAGCTGCAGTCAACGATTGAAGGAAGCTCCCATACCACCTATGTGATACGAATGGTGTCGCAGGAGTGGCTGACTGAAGAGATTGTGGATGAAACGGAGTGGCGGCACTGGCTTACCGTTGTTGTACCAAATAATATTGAGCATCAAACATCGCTGCTCATGATTGGCGGCGGTTCTCATAATGATGAACCTCCTGCTGAAGCGCCCTCCATTGTGCTTGAAGCGGCACTTGCAACCGGCTCAGTTACAGCTCATTTGGACAATGTTCCCGCTCAGCCGCTCACATTCATCGACGATGCAAACAGAGAGCGTTATGAAGATGACATCATCGCCTACGGCTGGCGGATGTTTCTGACCGGAGGAGCAATGGACGAAGACGCCGCCTGGCTCAGCCGGCTGCCGATGACCGCAGCCGCCATGAGGGCCATGGATACCGTTGAGGATTTTACCCTGTCTGAGCTGGGATTGACGGTGAACGACTTTGTGGTTACAGGCGCATCAAAGCGGGGTTGGACTGCCTGGACAACCGCCATTTTTGATAACAGGGTGGTTGCTATTGTTCCTGCCGTAATTGACCTCCTCAATCTGGAGTCCTCTTTTGAACATCATTGGAGAGCCTACGGCGAATGGTCGCCCGCGATAGAGGAGTACGAAGAGGAACAAATCATGTTATGGCAGGAATCGAAGGAGTATGCACGGCTGGCTGACATTGTGGACCCGTACTCATATCTCGACAGTCTCCGCATGCCCAAATACATAATCAATGCCGCCAGCGACGAATTTTTTCTTCCTGACTCCTGGCAATTTTACTGGCACGATCTGCCCGGCAGAAAACATCTGCGCTATATTCCAAACACAGGTCACTCACTGAGCGGCACCGATATGCACGAAGGCCTGATTGCTTTTTACAGCTCCATATTGAACAGAAGTGAACTGCCGCAGTTTGAGTGGTCTGCAACAAACGATCAGCTTACAGTGCGATACGATCCGGCCAACCCGCCCGACCGCCTGCGTCTCTGGAATGCTCACAACCCGGAAGGACGCGATTTCAGGCTGTATGTGATCGACCGGATCTGGATGGCCCGTGAACTTGATATTGAGCAGGACGGTGAGGTAACCGTTATGCTCGATCACCCCTCAAGCGGGTTTACCGCCTGGTTTGTGGAAGCGGAATTTAACTCGGACAGCGCGTATCCCTTTACAGAAACCTCCGGGGTGGTGGTTACTCCGGATATCTACCCATACGAATCCTTCGAAGCTGAAAACCCGTTAGGAACCCCGCCGGATACTGCAGGATACGCTGAATGA
- a CDS encoding OsmC family protein → MGIHSYRIRTVWTGNDGEGTRSYASYRRDFTVQIDGKPDQHCSSDPAFRGNPSRINPEEQFLSALSGCHMLWYLHLCSTNGITVLEYSDVATGEMVEDEDGAGRFVSVLLNPKVLILEDDRTEKARSLHNDANRMCFIANSCNFPVLHNPVVTVR, encoded by the coding sequence ATGGGAATTCATTCGTACCGAATCAGGACAGTCTGGACCGGAAATGACGGAGAAGGAACGCGTTCGTATGCAAGCTACAGGAGGGACTTTACCGTACAAATCGACGGTAAACCGGACCAGCATTGCTCATCGGATCCGGCCTTTAGAGGCAATCCGTCACGCATCAATCCTGAGGAACAGTTTCTCTCGGCGCTCTCAGGCTGTCACATGCTCTGGTATCTTCATCTTTGCTCAACAAACGGAATAACCGTACTAGAGTACAGCGACGTGGCCACGGGGGAGATGGTTGAGGATGAAGACGGGGCGGGACGCTTTGTATCCGTACTCCTGAATCCCAAAGTGCTGATACTTGAGGATGACAGAACTGAAAAAGCACGTTCACTTCATAATGATGCAAACCGCATGTGCTTTATCGCAAACTCCTGCAATTTCCCTGTGCTCCATAATCCGGTTGTAACGGTGAGATGA
- a CDS encoding CoA-binding protein yields the protein MNPFQKRSSDELKELLSNVKTIAVIGCSSNPNRTSYHIAEYLMSAGFTIYPVNPNESEVLGRQSYPSLDDLPENISIDLIDIFRNKRYVDEVVEEIISWSKDRGEKPVIWTQLDVSTDSAKELAEKNGFKYVENRCVMVEHR from the coding sequence TTGAATCCTTTTCAAAAACGATCATCAGACGAGCTTAAAGAGTTGCTCAGCAATGTGAAGACGATAGCGGTCATTGGCTGTTCATCCAACCCGAATCGCACAAGCTATCACATCGCAGAATATCTCATGAGCGCAGGGTTTACGATCTACCCCGTAAACCCCAACGAAAGTGAGGTGCTTGGCAGGCAGAGTTATCCCTCACTGGATGATCTTCCCGAGAACATATCAATCGATCTTATCGATATTTTCAGGAATAAACGCTATGTGGATGAGGTTGTCGAAGAGATTATCAGCTGGAGTAAAGACAGGGGGGAGAAACCCGTTATCTGGACACAGCTTGATGTAAGTACGGATTCAGCCAAAGAACTGGCAGAGAAAAATGGTTTCAAATATGTAGAGAACCGGTGTGTAATGGTGGAGCATCGCTGA
- a CDS encoding FKBP-type peptidyl-prolyl cis-trans isomerase: MSKVKDGDTVKVHYTGTLDNGEVFDTSENREPLEFTLGQGQLIPGFEKAVTGLAVGDSTTVDIPSKEAYGDVREDLIISVPKSQLPDDIEPQVGMQLQVNQPDGQPVPVRVTEIGDENLTLDANHPLAGQDLSFKIEVVDVAG, from the coding sequence TTGTCTAAAGTAAAAGACGGCGATACCGTCAAAGTACACTATACAGGAACACTTGATAACGGAGAAGTTTTTGATACATCAGAAAACCGGGAACCTCTTGAGTTTACGCTCGGTCAGGGGCAGTTAATCCCTGGTTTTGAAAAAGCAGTGACCGGACTGGCTGTAGGAGACTCAACTACAGTCGATATTCCCAGCAAAGAAGCCTATGGCGATGTGCGGGAAGACCTGATCATTTCTGTGCCAAAATCACAGCTGCCTGATGATATAGAACCACAAGTTGGAATGCAGCTTCAGGTTAACCAGCCTGACGGCCAGCCGGTGCCGGTTCGCGTAACCGAAATCGGAGATGAAAACCTGACACTGGATGCGAATCATCCGCTTGCAGGCCAGGATCTCTCGTTTAAAATTGAAGTTGTTGACGTAGCCGGATAA